Proteins encoded together in one Pontiella desulfatans window:
- a CDS encoding sodium:solute symporter family protein, whose product MNLHWIDWTLIVVFLGLLTGAALFTRTYMRGVADFMAAGRCANRYLLTSAHAMSMLGLMQVVQEFQTYYEAGFGGIWWMTMTIPIGLAVSLSGWVVYRWRATRVLTQAQLFEMRYGKGYRIFTGIVVFATQLFGLSIFPTVATRFFVNYLGLPEFVPLFGFDVPTFYLIVSMLLFLALAFTFIGGQITVIVTDSMQAMFTMIVFALIFGLLLFKLDWSALTEGLAAAPENASKVNPFKMGGTYLYSPKFYFILAFYMIFIWPAGGWNQAATASAKTPHESRMSIVLSNVRNHIIYSTLFIVPIFAYALLHLPEYADLQQSVTGALAGQEDQVMRQIRVPVLLANFLPIGVKGLFAALALATFISTNNSYLLQFGGMFAQDVVLPLRKKTLGPKAHMRLLRISIVAVAVLYFGLSIVFNQKQDMQMFFALVWASVAGCLYIPFLAALYWKRGTMRAAWITAIIGLLLTFGAFDLVRNASIPNLGDTFGSGKWNEHTLYFKSRSYTIAPGEATGGSLVWRFGAEAYEVVDVPLEARLTSRGGAAKAEIDAQTVKAGAGTISILDPDDLLVAEASGGGFEFKQPGYHRFIVESLKKIDGIFQGDGWNMGFWIYLILAVIFIAVSWIDSLVAKVPEFNLDQLLHRGDYASEKGEAEHEKFENVWYQLFNITREFTFGDKLVFFILTGWGIFWFFVFVIGCLCQWLIGIPDGVWAKYFQISTYINFAYVLVGAVWLVTGALKNMKEMFRDLDAAQRDDSDDGMVG is encoded by the coding sequence TCACCCGCACCTATATGCGCGGCGTGGCCGACTTTATGGCGGCGGGGCGCTGCGCCAACCGCTACCTGCTCACCTCGGCGCACGCCATGAGCATGCTCGGCCTGATGCAGGTGGTGCAGGAATTCCAGACCTACTATGAAGCCGGGTTCGGTGGCATCTGGTGGATGACGATGACGATCCCGATCGGGCTGGCCGTGTCGCTTTCGGGCTGGGTGGTCTACCGTTGGCGCGCAACGCGCGTGCTGACGCAGGCGCAGCTGTTCGAAATGCGCTACGGCAAAGGCTACCGCATCTTCACGGGCATTGTTGTTTTCGCCACGCAGCTGTTCGGGCTCAGTATTTTCCCGACGGTCGCGACGCGCTTTTTCGTGAACTATCTCGGTCTGCCGGAATTTGTTCCGCTCTTCGGATTCGATGTGCCGACCTTCTACCTGATCGTATCGATGCTGCTCTTCCTCGCGCTGGCCTTCACCTTTATCGGCGGGCAGATCACCGTCATCGTCACCGACTCGATGCAGGCCATGTTCACCATGATTGTTTTCGCTTTGATCTTCGGGCTGCTCCTGTTCAAGCTGGACTGGTCGGCGCTGACCGAGGGGTTGGCGGCGGCGCCCGAGAATGCCTCGAAGGTTAATCCCTTCAAGATGGGCGGCACCTATCTCTACAGCCCGAAGTTTTATTTCATCCTCGCGTTTTACATGATCTTCATCTGGCCCGCGGGCGGCTGGAACCAGGCGGCGACCGCCTCGGCCAAGACGCCGCACGAGAGCCGCATGTCGATCGTACTTTCCAACGTCCGCAACCACATCATCTACAGCACGCTCTTCATCGTCCCGATCTTCGCCTACGCCTTGCTGCACCTGCCCGAATACGCCGACCTCCAGCAAAGCGTGACGGGCGCCCTGGCCGGGCAGGAGGATCAGGTGATGCGCCAGATCCGCGTGCCCGTGCTGCTCGCCAACTTTTTGCCGATCGGCGTGAAAGGGCTTTTCGCCGCGCTGGCGCTGGCCACCTTCATCTCCACCAACAATTCCTACCTGCTCCAGTTCGGCGGCATGTTTGCACAGGACGTGGTGCTGCCGCTCCGGAAAAAGACCCTGGGGCCGAAGGCGCACATGCGGTTGCTGCGCATCTCCATCGTGGCCGTCGCCGTTCTCTATTTCGGCCTCAGCATCGTATTCAACCAAAAGCAGGACATGCAGATGTTCTTCGCGCTGGTGTGGGCGAGCGTGGCGGGCTGCCTATACATTCCCTTCCTCGCCGCCCTCTACTGGAAGCGCGGCACCATGCGCGCCGCATGGATTACGGCCATCATCGGTCTGTTGCTCACGTTCGGCGCGTTCGACCTCGTCCGCAACGCCAGCATCCCCAACCTCGGCGACACCTTCGGCTCCGGAAAATGGAACGAGCACACGCTCTATTTCAAGAGCCGCTCCTACACCATCGCCCCCGGCGAGGCGACCGGTGGTTCGCTCGTGTGGCGCTTCGGTGCCGAAGCCTACGAGGTGGTCGACGTTCCGCTTGAAGCGCGCCTGACCTCCCGCGGCGGCGCCGCCAAGGCCGAGATCGATGCGCAGACCGTCAAGGCCGGAGCCGGAACCATTTCCATCCTCGATCCCGACGACCTGCTCGTGGCCGAGGCCTCGGGCGGAGGCTTCGAATTCAAACAACCCGGCTACCACCGTTTCATCGTTGAATCGCTCAAGAAAATCGACGGCATCTTCCAAGGCGACGGCTGGAACATGGGCTTCTGGATCTACCTCATTCTCGCCGTCATCTTCATCGCTGTTTCCTGGATCGATTCGCTGGTGGCCAAGGTGCCGGAATTCAACCTCGATCAACTGTTGCATCGCGGCGACTACGCCTCCGAAAAAGGGGAAGCCGAACACGAAAAGTTCGAGAACGTTTGGTATCAACTCTTCAATATCACCCGGGAATTCACCTTTGGCGACAAGCTGGTCTTTTTCATCCTCACCGGCTGGGGCATCTTCTGGTTCTTCGTTTTCGTCATCGGCTGCCTATGCCAATGGCTGATCGGCATCCCGGACGGCGTGTGGGCCAAATATTTCCAGATCAGCACATACATCAATTTTGCCTATGTCCTTGTCGGCGCCGTCTGGCTCGTTACGGGCGCGCTCAAAAACATGAAGGAAATGTTCCGCGATCTCGATGCCGCCCAGCGCGACGACTCGGATGATGGGATGGTGGGCTGA